Proteins co-encoded in one Flavivirga eckloniae genomic window:
- a CDS encoding alpha/beta hydrolase family protein, translated as MISKKNSVIDGKHEKPILIDVTYTSNNINKPIIIFCHGYKGFKDWGSWNLMANAFAEAGFCFIKFNFSYNGGTIEQPIDFPDLEAFGNNNYTKELDDLESVIDWVFKSNDIKSIGDINNLSLIGHSRGGGIVLIKAEEDPRVKNVISLASICDFGKRTATIGDLESWKKDGVKYVLNGRTKQQMPHYYQFYENYIKNEERLTIKRAVSNLQIPYLIVHGDADTSISIQEAEKLHEWNPKSQLKIVEGANHVFGASHPWKKDILPIHLQKVIQITLSFLEEF; from the coding sequence ATGATTAGCAAAAAAAATAGTGTTATTGATGGCAAACATGAAAAACCCATTTTAATCGATGTTACGTATACATCCAATAATATTAATAAACCTATAATCATATTTTGTCATGGGTACAAAGGGTTTAAGGACTGGGGTTCCTGGAATTTAATGGCAAATGCATTTGCCGAAGCGGGATTTTGCTTTATAAAGTTCAACTTTTCATACAATGGCGGTACTATTGAGCAGCCTATAGACTTTCCTGATTTGGAAGCTTTTGGCAATAATAATTATACCAAAGAATTGGACGATTTAGAATCTGTAATCGACTGGGTTTTTAAAAGCAATGATATAAAAAGCATTGGCGATATAAATAACCTTAGCCTTATTGGGCACAGTCGTGGCGGCGGAATCGTTTTAATAAAGGCAGAAGAAGATCCGCGTGTTAAAAACGTGATAAGCCTAGCGAGTATTTGTGACTTTGGAAAAAGAACGGCAACAATTGGCGATTTAGAATCGTGGAAAAAAGATGGCGTAAAATATGTACTCAACGGCAGAACAAAGCAACAAATGCCGCATTATTATCAATTTTATGAGAATTATATAAAAAACGAAGAACGCTTAACCATAAAAAGAGCCGTATCTAATTTACAAATCCCCTATTTAATAGTTCATGGTGATGCAGATACTAGTATATCCATTCAAGAAGCCGAAAAGCTTCACGAATGGAATCCAAAAAGTCAATTAAAAATCGTAGAAGGTGCCAATCATGTTTTTGGAGCGTCGCATCCTTGGAAAAAAGATATTTTACCAATACATTTACAAAAAGTTATACAAATAACCTTATCCTTTTTGGAAGAATTTTAA
- a CDS encoding PD-(D/E)XK nuclease family protein encodes MTTFIFDVLKDLQNNNENLSELTFVLPSKRAGLFLKHQLSKVAKKTIFSPKIISIEEFVEDLSLLKSISNTELLFEFYNTYVKLTNSNEADSFESFSKWAQILLQDFNEIDRYLIPQKNIFDYLSAIQDLNHWSLENNQTDFVKNYLSFWNKLINYYTQFTEQLINKKIGYQGLIYREAAKNLPSYIKNNPEKQHVFLGFNALNTSEITIIQELLKNNLAKTYWDIDSVFINNQKHDAALFTRQHKTNWSFFKNNPFNWITTNYSKEKNISVFGVPKNIGQAKYIGTLLNSLQKNNQSLQNTAVVLGDEDLLIPVLNSLPTTIEALNITMGFPLKSIPIASLFESLFHLHKTPSNILYYKDVITIISHQFIRPLLYVKDVDYATKIIETIDANNLVYLTTERLKQLATNCNDVIDLLFSNWNKSVDTALKNCNQLILHIKNFLDGNKASNLLSLEYLFRFNELFNELSRLNTAYHHIKDISTLYSVYKELLSSETLDFQGEPLQGLQIMGMLESRVLDFETVIISSVNEGILPSGKTNNSFIPFDVKIENNLPTYKEKDAVYTYHFYRLLQRAKNVYILYNTEADVLTGGEKSRFITQLELEEIHDINHQIIAPHVPIIKTTPNVIDKTPSIINELKTVAQKGLSPSSLTNYIRNPIDFYYQKVLKIKEHDNVEETVAANTLGTVVHNTLEDFYKPLVGTFISVERIKKLKTRIVKTVTHHFTDVYKEGDITKGKNLIIFEIAKRYVSNFLDLEIENLKAGNQIKIIAIEADNRVVIDIPELGFPVTITGKVDRVDECNGITRIIDYKTGRVEQSSVEIVDWEAITTDYSKYSKSFQVLTYAYMMQLSNKIQLPVEAGIISFKNLNKGFLKFSKKDKAGAYAKKDALITQETINNFSKELKQLILEICDPNIPFTEKEV; translated from the coding sequence ATGACAACTTTTATTTTTGATGTTCTAAAAGATCTTCAAAATAACAATGAAAACCTTTCAGAACTAACCTTTGTTCTACCAAGTAAACGAGCTGGGCTATTTTTAAAACATCAGCTCTCTAAAGTTGCTAAGAAAACTATCTTCTCTCCTAAAATAATTAGTATTGAAGAATTTGTAGAAGATCTATCCCTGCTTAAAAGTATATCGAATACAGAGCTTCTTTTTGAGTTTTACAACACCTATGTTAAATTAACCAATAGCAATGAAGCAGATAGTTTCGAATCGTTTTCAAAATGGGCTCAAATATTGCTTCAGGACTTTAATGAAATAGACCGGTATCTTATACCTCAAAAGAATATTTTTGATTACTTAAGTGCCATACAAGACTTAAACCACTGGTCGTTAGAAAATAACCAAACCGACTTTGTTAAAAACTACTTATCCTTTTGGAACAAACTTATTAATTACTACACCCAATTCACCGAACAGCTTATAAATAAAAAAATAGGGTATCAGGGCTTAATTTACAGAGAAGCTGCTAAAAACTTGCCCTCTTACATTAAAAATAACCCTGAAAAGCAACATGTCTTTTTAGGATTTAATGCTCTAAACACTTCCGAAATAACGATTATTCAAGAGTTACTTAAAAACAACTTAGCTAAAACATATTGGGATATTGATAGTGTCTTTATTAACAACCAAAAACACGATGCCGCTTTATTTACCAGACAGCATAAAACTAATTGGTCTTTTTTTAAAAACAACCCTTTTAACTGGATTACCACTAATTATTCGAAAGAAAAAAATATTTCGGTTTTTGGAGTTCCAAAAAATATAGGTCAGGCAAAATATATTGGTACGCTTTTAAACAGTTTACAGAAAAATAATCAATCATTACAAAATACGGCAGTTGTTTTAGGCGATGAAGACTTACTTATTCCCGTATTAAACTCGCTTCCCACAACTATCGAAGCGCTTAATATTACGATGGGGTTCCCTTTAAAATCTATCCCCATAGCCTCGCTTTTCGAATCCTTGTTTCATTTACATAAAACACCTTCAAACATATTATACTATAAAGATGTTATAACTATTATATCACACCAATTTATAAGACCGCTGTTATATGTTAAAGACGTTGATTATGCAACGAAAATAATTGAGACTATTGATGCTAATAATTTAGTCTACCTTACCACAGAACGCTTAAAACAGTTAGCAACTAATTGTAACGATGTTATCGATCTGTTGTTTTCGAATTGGAACAAATCTGTTGATACAGCTTTAAAAAATTGTAACCAACTAATATTACATATCAAAAACTTTTTAGACGGTAACAAAGCATCTAACTTATTATCCTTGGAGTATTTGTTTCGTTTTAACGAACTGTTTAATGAATTATCGCGTTTAAACACAGCCTATCATCATATAAAAGACATCTCAACACTATATAGTGTCTATAAAGAGCTATTGAGCTCTGAAACCCTCGATTTTCAAGGAGAACCTTTACAGGGGCTTCAAATTATGGGTATGTTGGAATCTCGCGTTTTAGATTTCGAAACAGTTATTATATCATCTGTTAACGAAGGGATACTTCCATCTGGAAAAACGAACAATTCATTTATTCCTTTTGATGTTAAAATAGAAAACAACCTGCCTACTTATAAAGAAAAAGATGCTGTTTATACCTATCACTTTTACAGACTCTTACAACGAGCTAAAAACGTGTATATTCTTTACAATACCGAAGCAGATGTTTTAACCGGTGGCGAAAAAAGCAGATTTATAACACAATTAGAACTGGAAGAAATACACGACATAAATCATCAAATTATCGCACCCCATGTTCCTATAATTAAAACCACACCAAACGTTATAGATAAAACGCCCTCGATTATAAATGAGTTAAAAACTGTGGCTCAAAAAGGGCTTTCTCCATCATCGTTAACTAATTATATACGAAACCCTATAGATTTTTACTACCAGAAAGTATTAAAAATAAAAGAGCACGACAATGTAGAAGAAACCGTAGCGGCAAACACGTTAGGAACTGTGGTGCACAACACACTGGAAGACTTTTATAAGCCGTTAGTTGGCACGTTTATATCTGTAGAACGTATTAAAAAACTAAAAACCCGTATTGTAAAAACGGTAACACATCATTTTACGGATGTTTATAAAGAAGGGGATATAACTAAAGGCAAAAACTTAATAATTTTTGAAATTGCCAAACGCTATGTCTCAAACTTTTTAGATTTAGAAATTGAAAACCTAAAAGCTGGCAATCAAATAAAAATAATAGCCATTGAAGCGGATAACCGTGTTGTAATCGATATCCCAGAACTGGGTTTTCCTGTTACCATTACAGGTAAGGTTGATCGCGTTGACGAATGTAACGGTATTACTAGAATTATAGATTACAAAACTGGTCGTGTAGAACAAAGCAGTGTTGAAATTGTAGACTGGGAAGCCATTACAACAGATTACTCCAAATACAGCAAAAGCTTTCAAGTACTTACTTATGCCTATATGATGCAGCTATCGAATAAGATTCAACTTCCAGTTGAAGCCGGTATCATATCTTTTAAAAACCTGAATAAAGGTTTTTTAAAATTCTCCAAAAAAGATAAAGCCGGTGCCTATGCAAAAAAAGATGCCTTGATTACCCAAGAAACAATTAATAACTTTAGTAAAGAATTAAAACAGCTTATTTTAGAAATTTGCGACCCCAACATTCCATTCACCGAAAAAGAAGTATAA